DNA sequence from the Oncorhynchus clarkii lewisi isolate Uvic-CL-2024 chromosome 9, UVic_Ocla_1.0, whole genome shotgun sequence genome:
ATAGAGTGGATTTAAAATTCTGTTTGGCTACATTCCAGGGGCAAAAAGCCAGCAGGGGTGCAGCGCTGGTGTGCAACCTGCCAAACACACTTTACCGGCGACCTCCTCGAGCACCGGAGGACCAAGGAGCACAAGGTAAAGGTGACGTCAGAGAGAAGCACTAAGGTTGGGAAGAGTAAAAAGGTGAAATGGGCTTTGTGGAGAATGGAAGCGGGTAGAGCCATAACATTGTAAACATTTTCTTCTCTCTGGTTTCTAAGCTATCAAAGCAGTCCTCACGTCCCTTCTGCACCGTCTGCACTCGCCAGTTCAGGACGCCACGGAAGTTTGTGGAGCACATGAAGTCCCGAGAACACAAGCGgaatgtggaggaggtgtgtgcaTGTGAATAAACAACAGTAGTGCATAATAATGTGTTTATGAAATATGGACCTTTAATTATTGGTTTGGGGCATTTGTCCTTGTTTATCATCTATGACTATTGACTAGTCTTGCTTGGCTACTAGCCACTTCAGGGGCAAATCCTAACTGCCACTTTAGTCAAAATGTCAATGCATTACTAAGTGAAAATTAGACAGTTGGGATTTGTCCCTCGCTGAGCAATGCACTGTTCATGAAGCACAATATCCAACAGGGGGCATTGTTTAGCTTAATGTTGATTCACCTCATGTCCTCCTTTTGACCCCAGCTCCAGGAGGAAGGAGAGTCAGAGGTCATTGAAGAACTCATCACTGTGGATGCAGTGGGATGTTTCGAGGGAGAAGATGACTTTGAGGAGGAGACCCATGAGGATAGCAGGGTATTAATGGACTACATTTCCCAAGGAACATAACTGCCATGCGTGATGTACATTTCTTTCCAAGTGTTTAATTTCTCACTCTGTTTTTGCAGGGTTCGCAGCCCGGTCAAAGAGCAGTCCCACAAGAGCATGTGGGGGACTACGAAGCGTTTGATTCTGAAACACAATACGGTGATTATGCTGTTGCTTTGATGACACACCCAGTCACTCAGAAAGGATTGAAAAAAACGAATCTGTAGGACAGAAAGTGAGACGAAGCATTATTTTCTCCAGGTTCAAGCTTTGTTGTCCCAGTGGCTGGTTTCCTCTGCAGACTGTGCCATAAGTTCTTCTATTTCGAGTCCACGGCCAGGCACTTTCACTGCAAGTCCCTCATACACTTCCAGAACTTACAGGTATGCGCCATAGACCCAATGGCATTCATACTTAGTGTCTTGTTGTCAAACGGCAGCAATTACTGACACACATCGCCTCCACAAAGTGCTTGCTCTCTTTTCATTCCTCACATCTGCCTCTTATGTCTCTGTATTAGAAGTACAAAGCCTTGAAGAATCAAGAGCTCCGCTGCGGAGGACATGAGGATATGCAGCCGAACAGTGGGGGACTCCCCTGACTTGAGAGAATACAAAGTGGTTATCCAAGTGAAAAATGACTGTACAAATGACTGCAACATGGCTAGGGACAACACACATCCCTGTGGTACCTCCTTTACCACAATCAAGATGCATCCTGTTGTCTCTACTCAGGACAAGGCAGAGCAGGACAATATCTCCACTGCCACTCAGCAGGTCTCAGAACAGCTGAACTCAGACTCCGTATTGCCAAATACCTCCGTCGCTGTCCATAGGCCTCAATCCACAGCCTCCTTCTGGCTCAAGCTGTGGATTGAAGAACACGGTGAAGCCGTCTCCATGCCAAAGCTGCCAAAGGTCCCAACCGAGCCTCCAGGAGTATGGGCATGATGTGACTGGAGAAAAATGCTCCTGCAGAGGTGGATGTGCTCTTGCTTTGCATGCAGGGCAACAGGAAACAAACATGAGCATACCTCAAACTGCAAGCGAGCCACTACGAGGCAGCCTCTTGGAAAGAGAGCATTTGGAGCAGGGGAGCTCCGCGCTGTTGATGCCACATATACTCTAACATTTGGTGTGTGTGCGAGTTTGAAGTCGCCCAAGATAAGATTTCACAGACAAATCCTGTTTGGTTACAGTAAAGTAGGCCTAGTTTAGTTTGAATGGAATCAACAgtttgtgttactattttattaAGTGATTGCATTCATAGTATTGCAAGGGATCTCCTATCACAGTGAGTGAGGCCAtattatgttgttttttttaaagaaagtgcctcaggtctttgacaatttctagggccttcctctgacaccgcctggtgtagaggtcctggatggcaggcagcttagccccagtgatgtactgggccgtacgcactaccctctgtagtgccttgcggtcggacgccgagcaattgctgtaccaagcagcgatgcaaccaggatgctctcgatgttgcagctgtagaaccttttgaggatctgaggacccaagccaaatctttttagtctacTGAGAggaaataggctttgtcatgccctcttcacgactgtcttggtgtgtttggaccattctagtttcaattccgacttcaactgtatgggcCACACCTGTTTCCATCTATTCTTATTCTAGGATTTGCAGTtcgctgtagcttatgctttgaGGTGATCAACATTATTGATGCTGGTTTGAGAGAGGGTGGATTAAGTTATTTTAAGCTAGGTAATTAACTAAATATATCATCTGATGCATGCATTTCATCTTGTGACTTGCATTACCATGCTAGAGGACACACTTCGGCAAATCAGTATAGAacctttctgtgtttgcaaacatttataCACAAGGGCGATCGGTGCAAGTTGGTGGCAGAACAAGGAGATATTTGGATTTTAAGACTCGTATGAATGAATGTCCTACTTAATATAATGCGTCATCATCGCAAATCATCTGCATTATACTTAAACACTTTGCaatctttttttgtgtgttatttcttacattattagcccagataGTTTTTTGATATCAGAGCAgcagtaactcaccagcattacgaccacaAATACGACTTTCCCGAGTTGGATCCTTCTCCACCggcagagaagaggtattcgggGTGGACttctagtcagactcaggaggcgtgcacaccatccactacttccgagtatattactcgctaatgttcagtctctgaacAATAAACTAGAACCGTTTAGGGTGAGGATTGTTTTCCAGAgtgacatcagggactgtaacatactctgtttcacagaatcatggctctcttgggatatactgtccccgtccatacatcATCATACATCATGCAGACAGTAATGAagaactctctgggaagaagggCGGTTGTgaatgtttcatgattaactactcatggtgttaTTGTGATGACATACAGACACTCAAGTAATTTTGTTCACCTCACCTAGAATacatcacaatcaaatgccgactgaATTATCTCCCCAAGAGAAtaatcttcggttatagtcacagccatgtatattccccttcaagccgataccacgacggccctcaaggaactacactggacttaatgcaaactggaaacaacatatcctgaggccgcatttattgtagctggggattttaacaaaccAAAGTTGAGGAAAatgctaccgaagttctatcacCACATTGTAGTATTTGCTGTTCATTGACTTttgctcagccttcaacaccatagtaccctccaagctcatcattacgctcggggccctgggt
Encoded proteins:
- the LOC139416223 gene encoding cdkn1a interacting zinc finger protein 1b isoform X3 — its product is MQEAESVGQFFAKQQEPEMKKQKMNGSEEPVNIKIGPEAVQKSDNEMSTDVPQPVDISALEYRGGSTSIKVAEECCKESITAEVGTSLKVTIQQSSESRAFSTGIEELAAATATGNPCGVGGQGEDSDRGAATDSHYCYICSNPYHNQQNFQNHMNGLEHQQRMMEIQQVSNACLVNLLPRVGDSLQGTHKVGGKKPAGVQRWCATCQTHFTGDLLEHRRTKEHKLSKQSSRPFCTVCTRQFRTPRKFVEHMKSREHKRNVEELQEEGESEVIEELITVDAVGCFEGEDDFEEETHEDSRGSQPGQRAVPQEHVGDYEAFDSETQYGSSFVVPVAGFLCRLCHKFFYFESTARHFHCKSLIHFQNLQKYKALKNQELRCGGHEDMQPNSGGLP
- the LOC139416223 gene encoding cdkn1a interacting zinc finger protein 1b isoform X2, translating into MQEAESVGQFFAKQQEPEMKKQKMNGSEEPVNIKIGPEAVQKSDNEMSTDVPQPVDISALEYRGGSTSIKVAEECCKESITAEHVLGVGTSLKVTIQQSSESRAFSTGIEELAAATATGNPCGVGGQGEDSDRGAATDSHYCYICSNPYHNQQNFQNHMNGLEHQQRMMEIQQVSNACLVNLLPRVGDSLQGTHKVGGKKPAGVQRWCATCQTHFTGDLLEHRRTKEHKLSKQSSRPFCTVCTRQFRTPRKFVEHMKSREHKRNVEELQEEGESEVIEELITVDAVGCFEGEDDFEEETHEDSRGSQPGQRAVPQEHVGDYEAFDSETQYGSSFVVPVAGFLCRLCHKFFYFESTARHFHCKSLIHFQNLQKYKALKNQELRCGGHEDMQPNSGGLP